In one window of Chryseobacterium sp. JV274 DNA:
- a CDS encoding DUF6759 domain-containing protein gives MKRLLVFAGISMILASCNVNYGSYPVRTSYPSSTSNSGNGANTEREYNELIKTYKPETADVLNDLLNNDDPKNPRTSISVENKSPCNMVLTVSGNNFFKKIPIGSGKVGYTMVPKNQNYRLSGLICNSTYQSTKFVTTSYSIKLSN, from the coding sequence ATGAAAAGACTATTAGTTTTTGCCGGGATTTCAATGATCCTTGCCAGCTGTAATGTAAATTATGGCAGTTATCCGGTAAGAACCTCCTACCCTTCCTCTACCAGTAATTCAGGTAACGGAGCCAATACGGAAAGAGAATATAACGAACTTATAAAGACCTATAAACCGGAAACAGCAGACGTTCTTAATGATCTTCTTAACAATGATGATCCGAAAAATCCCAGAACCTCCATTTCAGTAGAAAACAAATCTCCATGCAACATGGTACTTACGGTAAGCGGAAATAATTTCTTCAAGAAAATCCCTATCGGCTCTGGAAAAGTAGGATATACAATGGTTCCTAAAAATCAAAACTACAGATTATCCGGACTTATTTGTAACTCGACCTATCAGTCTACAAAGTTTGTCACAACCTCATATTCTATAAAGCTTTCAAACTAA
- a CDS encoding T9SS type B sorting domain-containing protein, translating to MKKILSFLFIFYIFTSAFAQLDREHWFSPMVDRTGAPNPYQKLYLSTSRTTPFPVNIYNNNVLIGTVNISKNNPQKFDVLRNYIITTQQTDLFTPTTKGLYLKAEFPFYANLRFSVFNHAEIITSKGIPSTGKTFYAASAPITVSNNILNFMTSVLATEDNTTVTISGYNPAVQFSNGTTGATNPTMTFTLNKGQSYIIDGMGDIAGNFDGFIGSKIISNKPVNVTNGNFNGQYAGNFPSSSDILMDQAVPVNRLGNEFALVKGNGPLGSNMEGAVVIATEDNTQIFVNNEIPPVATINAGKYFVIPDSKYILQGNGHYNLYLKTSKNAYVYQILAGDSNSGNETATGGFNFIPALNCYLPKQINELGLINENFVHSNGNPSGILNIPTKLNLITERGAIITVNGANPPAVTGPYNMTGTTNWVTYGIPNVTGTITVVSNKAIMAGITAGSDAVGYGGFFAGFPTQPVILQSGDGCIPGIVLTVDPLIYDTYQWYRNGTLVPGATASSITPTLPGNYTCSVTMGSCAPLITEKFKVLNCTKLSNASYNVCTSQTITPTFSTSSQTPVPGTVAITTAPSLGTAVINPVTGIITYTVNTPGTSGTDTFTYTFCGNDPDFPDCETITVTINIQALTVMNTTLFACDINGQGTFNLTTANITNNSPVTITYYPTLLDAQNENAAALITNTTAYPAPNGTIIYAVVKNNIGCKSIAQITLSLYNKAIVLDNYNGIFCDDNLDGTVTLILSNVTPIVLNNPNYFTNVRYYANLADANAGNNNTLPNSWSYTATTTIYIRVDSPDGCASVIKPLQFSIGAKVTLITKTVTESVCDDDLDGIKSVNLAQFIPQFTLDPNVTFTFHATLADAQNNVNIVSSPVNITNSQIYYIRFEKNGVCPEVGTLKINIKIPKKSDVLQDKAICPKTTTTLDAGPGFERYLWSTGATTPSITNVAPGSYWVELTFNGCVYKQYVNVTELPLPMITSIEIDGTTVKVGVSGGIPPYEYSLDGVVWQSSNVFYNVPRGAHNVFVRDSKMCEEVKKPFAIINLINTITPNGDGYNEGIDYSALMANDNLVFRIFDRYGAEVFRGTPENRYTWDGRIGGRYVPTATYWYFITWTEYGSSLTVKYSSWLLVKHR from the coding sequence ATGAAGAAAATTCTATCTTTTTTATTTATATTTTATATTTTCACCTCTGCTTTTGCCCAATTGGACCGAGAGCATTGGTTTTCTCCGATGGTAGACAGGACCGGCGCTCCCAATCCTTATCAGAAACTGTATTTATCCACCAGCAGAACAACTCCTTTTCCTGTAAATATTTATAACAATAATGTTCTCATCGGAACGGTGAACATCAGTAAAAATAATCCACAGAAATTCGATGTACTAAGGAATTATATAATTACCACACAGCAGACGGATTTATTTACCCCTACAACCAAAGGGTTATATCTTAAAGCAGAATTTCCTTTTTATGCCAATTTAAGGTTCTCGGTATTCAACCACGCAGAAATTATCACTTCCAAAGGGATTCCTTCCACAGGAAAAACATTTTATGCAGCCTCCGCTCCTATTACGGTGAGCAACAATATTCTGAACTTCATGACCAGTGTACTGGCAACTGAAGATAACACAACCGTTACCATTTCCGGATACAACCCTGCCGTTCAGTTTTCTAATGGAACAACAGGAGCCACCAATCCGACAATGACTTTCACTTTAAATAAGGGACAGTCTTACATCATTGACGGAATGGGGGATATAGCAGGAAACTTTGATGGTTTCATCGGCTCTAAAATTATTTCAAACAAACCTGTCAATGTTACCAATGGAAATTTTAACGGGCAATATGCAGGAAATTTCCCCTCCAGTTCTGATATTTTAATGGACCAGGCAGTACCTGTCAACAGGCTTGGAAATGAATTTGCCCTTGTAAAAGGTAACGGCCCGCTTGGTTCCAATATGGAAGGCGCTGTCGTTATTGCTACAGAGGACAACACTCAGATCTTTGTCAATAATGAAATACCTCCCGTAGCTACCATTAATGCAGGAAAATACTTCGTTATTCCTGATTCCAAATATATCCTTCAGGGAAACGGACATTATAATTTATATCTAAAAACATCAAAAAATGCTTATGTCTACCAGATTTTAGCCGGAGATTCAAATTCGGGAAATGAAACGGCTACCGGAGGATTCAATTTCATTCCGGCTTTGAACTGCTACCTTCCGAAACAGATTAATGAACTGGGGCTTATCAATGAAAATTTTGTTCATTCCAATGGTAATCCCAGCGGTATTCTGAACATCCCAACAAAACTAAATCTTATAACAGAAAGGGGAGCGATTATTACAGTAAATGGAGCCAATCCTCCTGCGGTAACAGGTCCTTACAATATGACCGGAACTACCAACTGGGTTACTTATGGAATTCCCAATGTGACGGGTACTATTACTGTGGTTTCAAACAAGGCCATTATGGCAGGCATAACTGCCGGAAGTGATGCCGTAGGATATGGAGGTTTTTTCGCCGGTTTTCCTACGCAGCCCGTTATCTTACAATCAGGCGACGGCTGTATTCCTGGTATTGTTCTTACTGTGGATCCACTTATCTATGACACTTATCAATGGTATAGAAACGGCACACTTGTTCCGGGAGCTACGGCATCTTCAATTACCCCTACACTACCCGGAAATTATACCTGTTCTGTAACAATGGGAAGCTGCGCACCTTTAATTACTGAAAAATTTAAGGTTCTGAATTGTACAAAACTCAGCAATGCTTCCTACAATGTATGCACTTCACAGACTATAACACCTACCTTCAGTACTTCATCACAAACTCCTGTTCCTGGCACGGTAGCGATTACAACAGCTCCTTCTTTGGGTACTGCTGTGATAAACCCTGTTACAGGAATCATTACTTATACTGTAAATACTCCCGGTACATCAGGAACAGATACATTCACTTATACATTCTGCGGAAATGATCCGGACTTTCCGGATTGTGAAACAATAACAGTTACCATCAATATTCAGGCGCTTACAGTAATGAATACAACATTATTTGCCTGTGATATCAACGGACAGGGAACATTCAATTTGACGACAGCAAATATTACTAATAACTCCCCCGTTACAATTACTTACTATCCTACTCTTCTGGATGCTCAGAATGAAAATGCCGCAGCATTGATCACCAATACTACAGCTTATCCTGCACCTAATGGAACAATCATATATGCTGTTGTAAAGAACAATATTGGATGTAAAAGTATCGCGCAGATCACATTGTCTCTTTACAATAAAGCGATTGTCCTGGACAACTACAATGGTATTTTCTGTGATGATAACCTGGACGGAACTGTTACTCTCATCCTTTCCAATGTCACTCCTATTGTACTTAATAATCCTAATTATTTTACCAATGTAAGATATTATGCAAATCTGGCGGATGCTAACGCAGGAAACAATAATACTCTTCCTAACAGCTGGAGTTATACCGCAACAACTACCATTTACATCAGAGTAGATTCTCCGGATGGCTGTGCTTCTGTGATCAAGCCTTTACAGTTCAGTATCGGAGCTAAAGTAACATTAATTACCAAAACTGTTACGGAAAGTGTTTGTGATGATGACCTGGATGGAATAAAAAGTGTGAACTTGGCTCAGTTTATCCCCCAGTTTACTTTAGATCCCAATGTTACTTTCACTTTTCATGCAACCTTGGCGGATGCTCAGAATAATGTGAACATCGTTTCATCACCTGTTAATATTACAAATTCACAAATCTATTATATCCGTTTTGAAAAAAATGGGGTTTGTCCGGAAGTAGGGACTCTTAAAATCAACATTAAAATTCCTAAAAAGTCGGATGTATTACAAGATAAAGCCATTTGTCCGAAAACCACTACCACACTGGATGCAGGACCTGGCTTTGAAAGATACTTGTGGAGCACGGGAGCTACTACCCCTTCCATCACCAATGTTGCCCCTGGAAGTTATTGGGTAGAGCTTACCTTCAATGGCTGTGTTTACAAACAATATGTGAATGTTACAGAATTGCCGCTTCCTATGATTACGTCTATTGAAATTGATGGTACAACGGTAAAAGTCGGAGTAAGTGGTGGTATCCCGCCTTATGAATATTCTTTGGATGGTGTGGTATGGCAGAGTTCCAATGTATTCTACAATGTACCAAGAGGAGCGCACAATGTATTTGTAAGAGACTCTAAAATGTGTGAAGAAGTAAAGAAACCATTTGCCATTATTAACCTGATCAACACAATTACTCCGAATGGAGATGGTTATAACGAAGGAATAGACTATTCTGCTTTAATGGCCAATGATAATCTTGTATTCAGGATCTTTGACCGGTACGGTGCGGAAGTCTTCAGAGGAACTCCTGAAAACAGATATACCTGGGACGGAAGAATAGGTGGAAGATATGTCCCTACAGCAACCTATTGGTATTTTATCACCTGGACAGAGTATGGTTCTTCCCTCACTGTAAAATATTCAAGCTGGCTGCTTGTAAAACATAGGTAA
- a CDS encoding DUF6759 domain-containing protein, with product MKQVLLLLCCMFFFTMSAQKKGKDYSNILKSKNIYEINAFLRDAHPDDPRRSVLKPRVMDMMKEYIKDAHPADQKVKDMQEMLAMLRRRPSTKITFDEMNAIIKQKQIAKYKAELAAKQPSTAYTPSTAQNTFVVNASANTAIPNAEAEEFNMLMTVSPIEHKNKTVKILNSLFDNDPNSKECIVLIQNKSDCNIIVRMEGVGTTKYRLAVPAQGEGSIVIEKGQYLFTSLVCGAQYASQKTIERPIMVALGSQ from the coding sequence ATGAAACAAGTACTTTTACTTCTTTGCTGTATGTTTTTCTTTACTATGTCTGCTCAAAAAAAAGGGAAAGACTATAGTAATATTCTGAAAAGTAAGAATATCTATGAAATCAATGCCTTCTTAAGAGATGCCCATCCTGATGATCCGCGGAGATCTGTTCTGAAACCAAGGGTAATGGATATGATGAAAGAATACATCAAAGATGCACATCCAGCCGATCAGAAAGTAAAAGATATGCAGGAAATGCTTGCCATGCTAAGGAGAAGACCTTCCACAAAGATCACCTTTGATGAAATGAATGCGATCATCAAGCAGAAGCAAATTGCCAAATACAAGGCCGAATTAGCTGCAAAACAGCCTAGCACTGCTTATACTCCGAGCACCGCACAGAATACATTTGTTGTAAATGCTTCAGCCAATACAGCAATTCCCAATGCTGAAGCAGAAGAATTCAATATGCTTATGACTGTATCTCCCATAGAGCACAAAAATAAAACGGTAAAAATCCTCAACTCTTTGTTTGATAATGACCCCAATTCTAAAGAATGTATTGTTCTGATTCAAAATAAATCAGATTGTAATATCATTGTAAGAATGGAAGGTGTAGGTACAACCAAGTACAGACTGGCAGTACCTGCTCAGGGTGAAGGTTCAATTGTTATAGAAAAAGGCCAGTATCTTTTCACCAGCCTGGTTTGTGGTGCTCAATATGCTTCACAAAAAACAATTGAAAGACCTATTATGGTGGCTTTAGGAAGCCAGTAG
- a CDS encoding bacteriocin-like protein yields MKNLKKVSRSELRTIKGGYRSCIDGCNIEMGEMCCSGVCRIGVVVPTTDPDFPELTVCPKKP; encoded by the coding sequence ATGAAAAATTTAAAAAAAGTCTCAAGAAGTGAGCTAAGAACCATCAAAGGAGGATACAGAAGTTGTATAGACGGCTGTAATATAGAAATGGGAGAAATGTGCTGCAGCGGCGTATGCAGAATTGGAGTCGTTGTACCAACAACAGATCCTGATTTCCCTGAATTAACGGTATGCCCTAAAAAACCTTAG
- the trmB gene encoding tRNA (guanosine(46)-N7)-methyltransferase TrmB → MGKNKLARFAENKILPNVIQPTREDALQGFKLKGKWRENFFKNDNPIVLELGCGKGEYSVGLAKTFPEKNFIGIDIKGARFWFGAKEAVDSNMNNVAFLRSQIELVDHFFAENEVDEIWITFPDPQIKYRRTKHRLTHPDFLNRYKKFLKPGGIIHLKTDSEFLHGYTLGYLQGAGYEIISAHHDIYGAPEYDPDTEHLRDIKTYYEELFSAKGKTITYIKFRIS, encoded by the coding sequence ATGGGCAAGAATAAATTAGCAAGATTTGCAGAAAACAAAATATTACCAAATGTAATCCAACCTACAAGGGAAGATGCCTTACAAGGTTTTAAACTTAAGGGAAAATGGAGAGAAAATTTCTTCAAAAATGACAATCCAATTGTATTGGAATTAGGTTGTGGAAAAGGAGAATATTCTGTAGGACTCGCAAAAACATTTCCTGAAAAAAACTTTATCGGAATTGATATTAAAGGGGCAAGATTCTGGTTTGGAGCTAAAGAAGCGGTAGACAGCAACATGAATAATGTGGCTTTTCTGAGATCACAGATCGAGCTTGTTGATCATTTTTTTGCTGAAAATGAAGTAGATGAAATCTGGATTACATTCCCGGATCCACAGATCAAATACAGAAGAACAAAGCACAGATTGACTCACCCTGATTTCTTAAACCGATACAAAAAGTTTCTGAAGCCTGGCGGTATTATTCATTTAAAAACTGATTCAGAATTTTTACATGGATATACACTGGGATATCTGCAGGGGGCTGGCTATGAAATCATTAGTGCCCATCATGATATCTACGGAGCACCAGAATATGACCCTGATACGGAGCACCTTAGAGACATTAAAACCTATTATGAAGAACTTTTCTCAGCGAAAGGAAAAACAATTACTTACATTAAATTCCGGATAAGCTGA
- a CDS encoding DUF6759 domain-containing protein, producing MKKKLFPVFFLFFTFLFPNSISAQKKGGNDILKSIDIKEIEEYIKNTHPDDPKKSVLKPKLIALKNAEWTKGARTAKPMEARPIISDIPKSIMRNPHSDDAEEFKKLIAETSAEHKEKTVKLLNAMFNEDITRKEAILLFKNNSDCNIVLRIEGKDYYNLAVPAHGENFIVINKGSYMLNSNICDMKYISQKDIKKSIFVTIDNPRLPDTEAKPSKKEPAKVKKSSKKRKTKK from the coding sequence ATGAAAAAAAAACTTTTCCCTGTTTTCTTTTTATTCTTCACATTTTTGTTCCCCAACTCAATATCTGCTCAGAAAAAAGGAGGTAATGACATCCTGAAAAGCATTGATATTAAAGAAATTGAAGAGTATATTAAGAACACCCATCCTGATGATCCAAAGAAAAGCGTGCTAAAACCTAAGCTTATCGCTTTAAAAAACGCAGAATGGACAAAAGGAGCCCGTACAGCCAAGCCGATGGAAGCAAGGCCTATTATCTCCGATATTCCTAAAAGTATCATGAGAAACCCTCATTCAGATGATGCTGAGGAGTTTAAAAAGCTCATCGCTGAAACCTCTGCTGAGCACAAAGAAAAAACGGTGAAACTTCTGAATGCAATGTTCAATGAAGATATTACCCGCAAGGAAGCAATACTCTTATTCAAAAATAATTCAGACTGCAATATTGTACTGAGGATTGAAGGAAAAGATTATTACAATCTTGCCGTTCCCGCTCACGGAGAAAATTTCATTGTGATCAATAAGGGTTCATATATGCTCAACAGCAATATCTGCGATATGAAATACATCTCCCAGAAAGACATTAAAAAAAGTATATTTGTAACGATTGATAATCCAAGACTCCCTGACACAGAAGCAAAACCCTCCAAAAAGGAACCTGCCAAAGTAAAGAAGTCTTCGAAAAAAAGAAAAACCAAAAAGTAA
- a CDS encoding DUF3667 domain-containing protein, translated as MSHGKLRDDKTCLNCGHQVDERFCPHCGQENIESRQPFHFLFTHFIEDFTHYDGQFWKTMQYLFTRPGTLTKEYLAGKRQLYVAPVKLYIFISFITFFLPNILPHAKEETERPSQIKKETKAKKPKEISQDIVKDLQKEGVLSHEVATNTQKVLDTLKTLDTLKIKDTREKTELFDRTFDTKEESIMNAYTIKQYDSILAKDKTGIYSLARPLAEKAFSLKEEGYSKHQIWEKYKDNFIHTIPKALFVYLPIFAFFLWLFHNKKKWWYFDHGIFTLHYFSFLLLGILVFIVGEKIVSFLPDNNILTLLYVLACIALAVYMTIYFFVAHHRVYETKKRISILKGSLLFIINYIGLLLMFMILMYLSFIMLH; from the coding sequence ATGAGCCACGGAAAACTAAGAGATGATAAAACCTGCCTGAACTGCGGACATCAGGTTGATGAAAGATTTTGCCCACACTGCGGACAGGAAAATATTGAAAGCAGACAGCCCTTTCATTTTCTCTTTACTCATTTCATTGAGGATTTCACCCATTATGACGGGCAGTTCTGGAAAACTATGCAGTATCTGTTTACCCGTCCGGGGACACTTACCAAAGAATATCTGGCTGGTAAAAGACAATTGTATGTTGCTCCTGTAAAGCTGTACATATTCATAAGCTTCATTACATTTTTTCTACCCAACATCTTACCTCACGCCAAAGAAGAAACAGAAAGACCAAGCCAGATAAAAAAAGAAACAAAGGCAAAAAAGCCAAAAGAAATTTCACAAGACATTGTAAAAGATTTACAAAAAGAAGGCGTTCTGTCCCATGAAGTAGCAACAAATACTCAAAAGGTGTTGGATACTTTAAAAACTTTGGATACCCTAAAAATTAAAGACACCCGAGAAAAGACTGAACTTTTTGACCGTACGTTCGATACGAAAGAAGAGTCTATTATGAATGCCTATACAATAAAACAGTATGATTCTATACTTGCAAAGGATAAAACAGGGATATATTCATTAGCGAGACCCCTGGCAGAAAAAGCTTTTTCTTTAAAGGAAGAAGGATACAGCAAACATCAGATCTGGGAAAAATATAAAGACAATTTCATTCATACGATTCCTAAAGCGCTCTTTGTATACCTTCCTATATTTGCATTCTTTTTATGGCTATTCCATAACAAGAAAAAATGGTGGTACTTTGACCACGGTATATTTACCCTTCACTATTTCTCTTTCCTTTTATTAGGAATATTAGTATTTATAGTAGGAGAAAAGATAGTAAGCTTTCTTCCGGACAATAATATACTTACCCTGTTATATGTTTTAGCCTGTATAGCACTGGCAGTCTATATGACGATCTATTTCTTTGTAGCACATCACAGGGTATATGAAACAAAAAAAAGAATAAGCATACTCAAAGGTTCCTTATTATTTATTATTAACTATATCGGATTACTTCTGATGTTTATGATACTGATGTACTTAAGCTTTATTATGCTTCATTAA
- the rpsI gene encoding 30S ribosomal protein S9, giving the protein MSIVHKIGRRKTSVARVYVRPGSGVITVNGKDAKEYFSTDVMVYKLNQPFILSETVGQYDVTVNVFGGGNTGQAEAIRLGISRALCEINAEFRLALKPAGLLTRDARMVERKKPGQKKARKRFQFSKR; this is encoded by the coding sequence ATGTCTATAGTTCACAAAATCGGAAGAAGAAAAACTTCTGTAGCAAGAGTTTATGTAAGACCAGGTTCTGGTGTTATTACAGTAAACGGTAAAGATGCTAAAGAATATTTCTCTACAGACGTGATGGTTTATAAATTGAACCAACCGTTTATCCTTTCTGAGACTGTTGGCCAGTATGACGTTACCGTAAACGTATTCGGTGGTGGTAATACAGGTCAGGCAGAGGCTATCAGATTGGGTATTTCAAGAGCTTTATGCGAAATCAACGCTGAATTCAGATTAGCATTGAAACCAGCTGGTTTACTTACAAGAGACGCAAGAATGGTGGAAAGAAAGAAGCCAGGTCAGAAAAAAGCAAGAAAGAGATTCCAATTCTCAAAACGTTAA
- the rpsB gene encoding 30S ribosomal protein S2, which translates to MAKANVKDLLEAGVHFGHMTRKWNPNMAPYIFMEKNGIHIVDLHKTAVKLDEACSALEKLTSAGKKVLFVATKKQAKEVVAKHASELNMPYITERWPGGMLTNFVTIRKAVKKMNAIDKMKKDGTFETLSKKERLQVDRQRANLEKNLGSISDMVRLPSAIFVVDILREHIAVTEAKKLGIPVFGIVDTNSDPRKVDFVIPGNDDASKSIDMILSIVSESIKEGQSQRKADKEKSKEEGEVVSADKDADFDAE; encoded by the coding sequence ATGGCAAAAGCAAATGTAAAAGACCTTTTAGAGGCTGGCGTACACTTCGGTCACATGACTAGAAAGTGGAACCCAAATATGGCTCCATACATTTTTATGGAGAAAAACGGTATTCACATTGTAGACTTACATAAAACAGCAGTTAAATTAGATGAAGCTTGCAGCGCTTTAGAAAAATTAACTTCTGCAGGTAAAAAAGTTCTTTTCGTAGCTACTAAGAAGCAAGCGAAAGAAGTTGTTGCAAAACACGCTTCTGAACTTAATATGCCTTATATTACAGAAAGATGGCCAGGAGGTATGTTAACGAATTTCGTTACTATCAGAAAGGCTGTAAAGAAGATGAATGCTATCGACAAAATGAAAAAAGACGGTACGTTCGAAACTTTATCTAAAAAAGAAAGATTACAAGTTGACAGACAAAGAGCTAACTTAGAAAAGAACTTAGGTTCTATCTCTGACATGGTTCGTCTTCCTTCTGCAATCTTCGTTGTAGATATCTTGAGAGAACACATCGCTGTAACTGAAGCTAAGAAATTAGGTATTCCAGTTTTCGGTATTGTTGATACAAACTCTGACCCTAGAAAAGTTGATTTCGTTATCCCAGGAAACGATGATGCTTCTAAATCTATCGATATGATCTTGAGCATTGTTTCAGAATCTATCAAAGAAGGTCAGTCTCAAAGAAAAGCTGATAAAGAAAAATCTAAAGAAGAAGGAGAAGTAGTATCTGCTGATAAAGATGCTGACTTCGATGCAGAATAA
- the rplM gene encoding 50S ribosomal protein L13, with protein MNTLSYKTVSANKATANKEWVVVDAEGQPLGRLASTVAKILRGKHKTNFTPHVDCGDNVIVLNAGKITLSGNKWADKTYIWHTGYPGGQKSMTAAELQKKDSLKVLEKSVKGMLPKNRLGSAILKNLYLYEGTEHKHEAQQPKTINVNEFK; from the coding sequence GTGAATACATTAAGTTACAAAACTGTTTCAGCGAACAAAGCTACTGCGAATAAAGAATGGGTTGTGGTAGACGCTGAAGGACAGCCGTTAGGTAGACTAGCTTCTACGGTTGCAAAGATTTTGAGAGGTAAGCACAAAACGAACTTTACACCTCACGTAGATTGTGGTGATAACGTTATCGTTTTGAATGCTGGGAAAATTACACTTTCCGGAAACAAGTGGGCTGATAAGACTTATATCTGGCATACAGGATACCCTGGTGGACAGAAGTCTATGACTGCGGCTGAACTTCAAAAGAAAGATTCTTTAAAGGTATTAGAGAAGTCTGTAAAAGGTATGTTGCCTAAAAACAGATTAGGATCTGCTATCCTTAAGAACCTTTATTTATATGAAGGAACTGAGCACAAACATGAAGCTCAACAGCCTAAAACAATTAATGTTAACGAATTTAAATAA